The following are encoded in a window of Podospora pseudoanserina strain CBS 124.78 chromosome 6, whole genome shotgun sequence genomic DNA:
- a CDS encoding hypothetical protein (EggNog:ENOG503P8ZX; COG:O; antiSMASH:Cluster_5): MFSTSFLVLALAATGLGQVVVPEGYRKVYITSAVDAKFVIVPKAPLPAKAGTGVVVQIRNDKPEQQWYLKDGTGVRIQLAETNLCLDAGAKSNWRDMGTLTLKECSATEPAQKWNVMADGRIALEDSPQPQQCVDLVYMRATPNNAVGLYTCAGLGNTGAKDKGINWPLVNATAP, from the exons ATGTTCTCGACTTCGTTCCTCGTTCTTGCGTTGGCCGCAACAGGCCTAGGACAGGTCGTGGTACCAGAAGGGTATCGCAAGGTGTACATCACCTCGGCGGTCGACGCCAAGTTCGTTATTGTACCAAAGGCACCGTTGCCGGCGAAGGCTGGTACGGGTGTTGTCGT TCAGATCAGGAATGACAAGCCTGAACAACAGTGGTATCTCAAGGATGGTACCGGTGTTAGGATCCAATTGGCCGAAACCAACCTCTGCCTGGATGCCGGTGCAAAGA GTAACTGGAGAGATATGGGTACGCTCACCCTGAAGGAGTGCTCCGCTACCGAGCCGGCGCAGAAGTGGAACGTCATGGCAGATGGCCGCATCGCGTTGGAGGACTCACCCCAGCCCC AACAATGCGTCGATCTGGTGTACATGCGCGCTACCCCCAACAACGCTGTCGGCTTGTATACCTGCGCGGGGCTCGGTAACACTGGCGCAAAGGATAAGGGCATCAACTGGCCGCTGGTCAACGCGACGGCTCCATGA
- a CDS encoding hypothetical protein (COG:E; EggNog:ENOG503PGEN; antiSMASH:Cluster_5), translating into MAASDLSVSDRSTGRASSSDESETSTIRTRTLAEPSTALTVPTVDPIGTQVIETEKKHRKYSRRKLKGLDTIADKKTRIEQEVGHAAGGAGPCPPGDYSAGLELDDEDESAVRHLAIENSPLAGRTEAMLLTSTAVIFFAVLFNEKACSKVLLIPSIAFLVMLGRVLSTHAANNLSALPDAPLHCVTQGHGSDGAFRAQIGLPGHQVPRWATGTKLRYVICAETFPHPEDAALAASNLAQAIDQFADVPVTFEEVTRNTKAHFRVVYKDPVCADEANVLASAFFPNRGSRNTRTLHIYALAFRKRHIGSQVQVLAHEVGHILGLRHEFAPESAECRSFTYGRRNPDSIMSYPADWSTAKVTQQDIDELRGLYLDTRLFLQDDAGDDWHFQTITPRPFLYPYENTRRNWGFMAAFWSFRRFQRHQQGNAAAR; encoded by the exons ATGGCCGCTTCTG ACTTGTCGGTCTCGGACCGCTCGACAGGCAGAGCGTCATCGTCGGACGAAAGCGAAACGTCCACCATCCGTACACGCACCCTCGCCGAGCCCTCAACTGCCCTCACCGTCCCCACCGTCGATCCCATTGGAACACAGGTAATCGAAACCGAGAAGAAACACCGTAAATATAGTCGCCGCAAGTTGAAGGGTCTGGATACCATCGCCGACAAGAAGACTCGGATTGAACAAGAGGTGGGACATGCAGCCGGTGGAGCGGGGCCCTGCCCACCTGGGGACTACTCTGCCGGCTTGgagcttgatgatgaggacgaatCTGCTGTGCGCCACCTAGCTATAGAGAACAGCCCCCTGGCCGGCCGTACCGAGGCTATGTTGTTGACATCCACCGCTGTCATCTTTTTTGCCGTTCTCTTCAACGAAAAGGCATGCAGCAAGGTGTTGCTGATCCCGTCCATCGCTTTTTTGGTGATGCTTGGCAGGGTCTTGTCCACCCATGCAGCCAATAATCTCTCCGCCTTGCCAGATGCACCCCTCCATTGCGTGACCCAAGGGCACGGCAGCGACGGCGCGTTCCGAGCCCAGATTGGCCTGCCAGGACACCAAGTACCACGCTGGGCTACCGGGACAAAGCTCCGCTATGTCATTTGTGCCGAGACGTTTCCCCATCCCGAGGACGCAGCCCTTGCAGCGAGCAACCTCGCCCAGGCCATCGACCAGTTTGCAGATGTTCCCGTCACCTTTGAGGAGGTGACCCGCAACACCAAGGCCCACTTCCGCGTGGTCTACAAGGATCCCGTCTGCGCAGACGAAGCCAACGTCCTTGCAagcgccttcttccccaacagGGGATCCCGCAACACACGCACTCTTCACATCTACGCCCTGGCTTTCCGCAAGAGGCACATCGGAAGCCAGGTGCAGGTTCTCGCCCACGaggttggccatatcttgGGTCTGAGGCACGAGTTTGCCCCGGAGTCAGCAGAATGCCGCTCGTTTACCTACGGCCGCCGCAACCCCGATAGCATTATGAGTTACCCCGCTGATTGGAGCACAGCCAAGGTGACGCAGCAGGACATTGATGAGCTGAGGGGTTTATACTTGGACACACGCCTATTTCTCCAGGACGACGCCGGTGATGACTGGCACTTCCAAACCATCACCCCGCGCCCGTTCTTGTACCCTTACGAGAACACGCGCAGAAACTGGGGCTTTATGGCAGCCTTCTGGTCGTTTAGGCGGTTCCAGAGGCACCAACAGGGAAATGCCGCCGCACGTTAG
- a CDS encoding hypothetical protein (CAZy:AA7; SMCOG1138:FAD linked oxidase domain protein; antiSMASH:Cluster_5; COG:C; EggNog:ENOG503NXRX) translates to MRGLVSLAWGRLATALLLVFVHLNLAAALSVPRYSELEARTRADLDANTVRRELGSRLSPGTLIFGPSDGKFPATTARWNTFAPPQIQVVVQPASEADVAKIGDQVQYCNANGIDFLATNGGHGNSASLGTFTGVQISMALLRTITIQPNKKSAWFQGGVYGGLVTKYLWERGFVTTTGSCDCVGLLGAALGGGHGRHEGLYGMVVDNLLQLNVVLGDGRAIRVSPTSNSDLLWGMKGAGHNFGIVTSFELNIFPRGPDTWHYHNYIWTGAQLERVFTSLNRLHNNGSTPVNMALNFGFFFMNTTVSTTDPILSWTFAYRGPANEAEALLAEFNAIPSVYNEQGDVPYSGVSKVQGNAEDDFICQKGNKRITTTAGLQVYNLTAERLIYNGFRARAISHPTLAAGAGILHEGYSTAGVGARNPADAAYPFRSDHHLMLFNGVVPPNDPVLEELAWEWANEVKDMWNAGQPTRTENNYVNYANGYEDLETVYGREPWRLARLRALKQKYDPQNKFRFYNPIVEPREGKGKGKGKGKGKGKRRWFQG, encoded by the exons ATGAGAGGTCTTGTCTCACTTGCTTGGGGCAGGCTTGCCACCGCCCTGTTGCTGGTATTTGTCCACCTCAACTTGGCAGCTGCCCTTTCAGTCCCCAGGTATTCCGAACTTGAGGCTCGAACTCGGGCCGATTTGGACGCCAATACTGTGAGAAGGGAGCTCGGAAGCCGTCTTTCACCCGGCACGCTCATCTTCGGACCTAGCGATGGGAAGTTCCCTGCTACCACAGCAAGATGGAACACATTTGCCCCCCCACAGATCCAGGTTGTTGTTCAACCTGCAAGCGAAGCAGATGTGGCCAAGATT GGAGACCAGGTGCAATACTGCAATGCCAACGGCATCGATTTTCTGGCCACTAATGGCGGCCACGGGAATAGTGCCAGTTTGGGAACCTTCACTGGCGTTCAAATTAGCATGGCATTGCTGAGAACCATTACCATCCAGCCGAATAAAAAGTCTGCTTGGTTCCAAGGTGGTGTCTACGGCGGCTTGGTCACCAAATACCTCTGGGAACGGGGTTTTGTCACAACCACCGGTTCCTGCGATTGCGTCGGTCTCCTTGGGGCTGCGTTGGGGGGCGGTCATGGAAGACATGAAG GCCTCTACGGCATGGTGGtagacaacctcctccagctcaacGTCGTCCTCGGCGACGGCAGAGCCATCCGCGTCAGCCCGACAAGCAATTCAGACCTCCTCTGGGGCATGAAAGGCGCCGGCCACAACTTTGGCATCGTCACCTCCTTCGAACTCAACATCTTCCCCCGCGGCCCCGACACCTGGCACTACCACAACTACATCTGGACCGGCGCCCAGCTCGAAAGagtcttcacctccctcaaccgcctccaCAATAACGGCTCAACACCGGTAAACATGGCCCTCAATttcggcttcttcttcatgaacaccaccgtctccaccaccgacccgATCCTCTCCTGGACATTCGCCTACCGCGGCCCGGCCAACGAAGCAGAGGCCCTCCTGGCCGAATTCAACGCCATCCCATCAGTCTACAACGAGCAAGGCGACGTGCCCTACAGCGGCGTCTCCAAAGTCCAAGGCAACGCCGAAGATGACTTCATCTGCCAAAAAGGCAACAAgcgcatcaccaccaccgccggcctccAAGTCTACAACCTCACCGCCGAGCGGCTCATCTACAACGGCTTCCGCGCCCGCGCCATTTCCCATCCTACCCTAGCCGCCGGCGCGGGCATCCTTCACGAGGGGTACTCTACCGCCGGTGTAGGCGCCAGGAACCCGGCTGATGCCGCGTACCCCTTCCGGTCTGACCACCATCTGATGCTCTTCAACGGTGTCGTCCCGCCAAACGATCCTGTTCTCGAGGAACTGGCGTGGGAGTGGGCGAATGAGGTGAAGGATATGTGGAATGCGGGGCAGCCGACGCGGACGGAAAACAACTATGTCAACTATGCCAATGGGTACGAGGACTTGGAGACGGTGTACGGGCGAGAGCCGTGGAGattggcgaggttgagggcgCTGAAGCAAAAGTATGATCCGCAGAACAAGTTTAGGTTTTACAACCCTATTGTCGAGCCGAGAGAGGGCAAGGGTAAGGGtaaagggaaaggaaagggaaaggggaagaggaggtggtttcAGGGGTAA
- a CDS encoding hypothetical protein (EggNog:ENOG503NVBB; SMCOG1034:cytochrome P450; antiSMASH:Cluster_5; COG:Q): MDRLTSLFEDDSPHRYLIALATVPVLLFALYQYLLPKPIPGIAYNPSAAKSLLGDVPEMIAEVSQTGEFRVWCAKQVRKMNSPICQIFIKPFSQPWVLLSDFRESRDILTRRHKEFDKSSFLSDGMACMGAFHGIYMTDHKFRANRQLIQDLMTSTFLNGHVGPAIYNKGSELMRLFEMKVRLARGRPFSVKKDFEYASLDCMLEFAFGRNWVDTAVGEQVKVVGGLTEESLVIPVSVDEPVDFPLGEIVDFLKSVYEAPEIVEKTINAIMPKLQTWWWSQQGWYKKIFDDKEKAMKAQVAIGIKNFQQGKIETGVEHMLMREAARAEKEGREPDFESQVFRDELFGDIVGGHHTTSGAMMWLTKYLTDDPTIQSKLRSVLHSTLSAAHQEGRLFTFEEIRHAKLPYLDAIIEEMLRINAVPVTREAVVDTTVLGCPIKKGTQVFFMSNGPGFLSPSFPVDEAKRSDTSRLSKRANDSWDERQDLARFDPERWLVRKTDGTGVTADDVDFDGAAGPQLVFGLGPRTCWGRRLAHMEMKVIIAMLVWTFQLERTPPELSGYGGLEGIARVPKKCYVRLVKL, translated from the exons ATGGATCgtctcacctccctctttgAAGATGACTCCCCACACCGCTACCTCATCGCTTTGGCGACCGTCCCAGTTCTGCTATTCGCCCTCTACCagtacctcctccccaaacccatccccGGCATAGCCTACAATCCCTCCGCTGCcaaatccctcctcggcgacgTCCCCGAGATGATAGCAGAAGTAAGCCAAACGGGCGAGTTCCGCGTCTGGTGCGCCAAGCAAGTCCGCAAGATGAACTCTCCCATCTGCCAAATCTTCATCAAACCCTTCTCCCAACCCTGGGTGTTGCTCTCCGACTTTCGCGAGTCGCGCGATATCCTCACGCGGCGTCACAAGGAGTTTGACAAGTCGAGCTTTTTATCGGATGGCATGGCCTGCATGGGCGCGTTCCACGGCATTTACATGACCGATCACAAATTCAGGGCGAACAGGCAGCTGATACAGGATTTGATGACGAGCACGTTTCTGAATGGGCACGTCGGGCCGGCGATTTACAACAAGGGGTCGGAGCTGATGAGGTTGTTTGAGATGAAGGTGAGactggcgagggggaggcCGTTCAGTGTGAAGAAGGACTTTGAGTATGCTTCGCTGGATTGTATGTTGGAGTTTGCGTTTGGGAGGAACTGGGTTGATACGGCTGTTGGGGAGCAGGTCAAGGTAGTGGGAGGGTTGACGGAGGAGAGCCTGGTTATTCCGGTGTCGGTTGATGAGCCGGTCGACTTTCCGCTCGGTGAGATTGTGGACTTTTTGAAGTCGGTGTATGAAGCGCCAGAGATTGTGGAGAAGACGATCAATGCGATCATGCCGAAGCTACagacatggtggtggtcgcaGCAGGGGTGGTACAAAAAGATCTTTGATGACAAGGAAAAGGCGATGAAGGCCCAGGTTGCCATCGGAATCAAGAACTTTCAACAGGGCAAGATCGAAACGGGTGTGGAGCATATGCTGATGAGAGAAGCTGCTCGGGCAGAAAAGGAGGGAAGAGAACCTGATTTTGAGAGCCAGGTTTTCAGAGATGAG CTATTTGGAGATATTGTCGGAGGTCACCACACCACGTCTGGTGCCATGATGTGGCTTACCAAGTATCTCACCGATGACCCCACGATTCAGTCCAAGCTGAGATCTGTTTTGCACTCAACACTATCTGCGGCCCACCAAGAAGGCAGGCTGTTTACCTTTGAAGAGATCCGCCACGCCAAACTGCCCTACTTGGACGCCATCATTGAAGAAATGCTTCGCATCAATGCCGTGCCAGTTACCCGTGAAGCCGTGGTTGACACCACCGTTTTGGGGTGTCCGATCAAGAAGGGAACGCAGGTCTTCTTTATGTCGAACGGCCCAGGCTTTTTGTCGCCTTCTTTCCCAGTGGATGAAGCAAAGCGAAGCGATACATCCAGGTTATCTAAACGGGCTAACGACTCTTGGGATGAGAGGCAGGACCTGGCAAGATTCGATCCCGAGCGTTGGCTGGTGAGGAAGACAGATGGAACAGGTGTCACGGCTGATGATGTCGACTTTGATGGCGCAGCTGGGCCTCAGCTGGTGTTTGGTCTTGGGCCTAGAACATGCTGGGGCAGGAGGTTGGCGCACATGGAGATGAAGGTGATCATTGCCATGTTGGTGTGGACATTTCAATTGGAGAGAACACCACCAGAGCTCTCTGGATATGGTGGCTTGGAGGGTATTGCTCGTGTTCCCAAGAAATGTTATGTTAGGTTAGTGAAGCTGTAG
- a CDS encoding putative secondary metabolism biosynthetic enzyme (SMCOG1001:short-chain dehydrogenase/reductase SDR; EggNog:ENOG503Q4XG; antiSMASH:Cluster_5), translating into MSSRINTILILGAAGGIGEATARRFHSLGKKVIVTGREQDRERLEQIVNELEGLEYRIWDLTQLDSLQPQVDGILRHFPKLDTVFVNAGIQNHYDIFQNPPPNLAQEAIQELTTNLVAPILVAQAFATHLLSLAKQGIKTNIFLTSSSLAYFPVPFYPTYCPSKAGVASFCKILRWQLEATGVKGMSVVEVAPPYVDTPLNAHHREQTDALQGGPEKAVQPMPLDEYIDKFFDLLENTKQDGSISDEIGVGFGGHGQKVWKQGYESLLRGSGMTD; encoded by the exons ATGTCGTCCCGTATCAACACCATTCTCATCCTCGGAGCAGCTGGCGGGATCGGCGAGGCTACAGCTCGTCGATTCCATAGCCTGGGTAAAAAGGTCATCGTTACTGGAAGGGAgcaagacagagagagatTAGAGCAGATTGTCAACGAGCTTGAAGGCCTGGAGTACCGCATT TGGGATCTCACCCAGCTCGACTCACTGCAGCCCCAAGTTGACGGTATCCTCCGCCACTTTCCCAAGCTTGACACTGTCTTCGTCAACGCCGGCATCCAAAACCACTACGACATCTTCCAAaatccaccccccaatctcGCCCAGGAAGCCATTCAAGAGTTAACAACCAACTTGGTTGCACCTATTCTTGTCGCTCAGGCCTTTGCCACTCATCTTTTGTCTCTTGCAAAACAAGGCATCAAAACCAACATCTTCCTTACGAGCTCCTCGCTGGCGTATTTCCCTGTTCCATTTTATCCAACCTACTGCCCTTCCAAAGCCGGCGTGGCGTCCTTTTGCAAGATCTTACGCTGGCAGCTTGAGGCAACTGGTGTCAAAGGAATGAGCGTTGTTGAAGTCGCACCGCCCTATGTCGACACACCCCTGAATGCTCATCACAGAGAGCAAACCGATGCGCTGCAGGGCGGGCCTGAGAAGGCGGTGCAGCCTATGCCGCTTGACGAATACATCGACAAGTTCTTTGACCTGTTGGAAAACACCAAGCAGGATGGGTCAATCAGTGATGAGATTGGGGTCGGCTTTGGCGGGCACGGGCAAAAGGTGTGGAAGCAGGGGTATGAGAGCTTGCTCAGGGGGAGTGGTATGACTGATTAA
- a CDS encoding hypothetical protein (SMCOG1042:O-methyltransferase; COG:D; EggNog:ENOG50KOG3178; antiSMASH:Cluster_5), whose protein sequence is MATQGSESILGLAQNILNLTQDLTKYLQANNLVAPTFSLESQDPPATLEYREIHAGLKTSLEDLQRLIDGPRKWLREFCCTGYDLGLVQVALDFEFFQLVPAHGSITIDELAEKAGLDADRTGRIIRQLMTYRIFEEQQPRVISHSNTSLLMQQDEELRSVVHYSLDEMLKAAADCNITFKAHPYECHQNLNPFVTRHGVGIFEFYKNDPAKARRFAKAMAGLRKMDRHLDYLLYDSFNWGALNGTVVDCGGGNGHISKSLAEAYPNIKCIVQDSNADMLAEGKESLSPELADRVTYSKHSFFDPQPVKDAAAFLIRQCTHNWADKDVVRIFKGFVPGLENSCPNTPLLINDIIIPEPGVWPRHQERVVRQVDSVMIVNCGGKQRTKAEFEQLLKEADSRYEIRNVFDNGPLGLLEVYLKR, encoded by the exons ATGGCTACTCAAGGATCCGAATCTATCCTGGGCCTGGCCCAAaacatcctcaacctcacacaGGATCTCACAAAATATCTCCAAGCAAACAACTTGGTGGCTCCCACATTTTCACTCGAATCTCAAGATCCTCCGGCCACCTTGGAATACCGTGAGATCCACGCCGGCCTCAAGACCAGTCTAGAGGACCTACAACGCCTCATTGACGGTCCCCGGAAATGGCTGAGAGAGTTCTGCTGCACCGGTTATGATCTTGGTCTCGTTCAG GTTGCCCTGGACTTTGAATTCTTCCAACTCGTCCCTGCGCATGgaagcatcaccatcgaTGAGCTTGCCGAAAAGGCCGGTCTCGACGCGGACCGCACGGGGCGCATCATCCGCCAACTGATGACCTATCGTATCTTCGAGGAGCAACAACCAAGGGTCATCTCCCACAGCAACACTTCCCTCCTCATGCAGCAAGATGAGGAACTCCGCTCCGTGGTCCACTACAGCCTCGATGAGATGCTcaaggccgccgccgacTGCAACATCACCTTCAAGGCTCACCCATACGAATGCCACCagaacctcaaccccttcgtGACCCGCCACGGCGTTGGCATCTTTGAGTTCTACAAGAACGACCCCGCCAAAGCCCGACGCTTCGCCAAAGCCATGGCTGGTCTCCGAAAGATGGACCGACACCTGGACTACCTTCTCTACGACAGCTTCAACTGGGGTGCCCTCAACGGCACAGTGGTTGActgtggaggaggcaatGGCCACATCAGCAAGAGCTTGGCTGAG GCCTACCCCAACATCAAGTGCATCGTGCAGGACAGCAACGCCGACATGCTCGCCGAGGGCAAGGAATCCCTCTCGCCAGAGCTCGCCGACAGAGTGACCTACTCCAAGCACAGCTTCTTCGACCCGCAACCAGTCAAGGACGCGGCCGCGTTTTTGATCCGCCAGTGCACCCACAACTGGGCTGACAAGGACGTCGTCAGGATCTTCAAGGGCTTCGTTCCTGGCCTGGAAAACTCCTGCCCAAACACCCCTTTGCTGATCAACGACATCATTATCCCCGAGCCTGGTGTCTGGCCCCGTCACCAAGAGCGTGTCGTCAGACAGGTTGACTCGGTCATGATTGTGAACTGTGGTGGAAAGCAGAGGACcaaggccgagtttgagCAGTTGCTGAAGGAGGCTGATTCGCGGTATGAGATTAGGAATGTCTTTGACAATGGACCGTTAGGACTGTTGGAGGTTTATCTCAAGCGCTGA